The sequence below is a genomic window from Monodelphis domestica isolate mMonDom1 chromosome 2, mMonDom1.pri, whole genome shotgun sequence.
agataaacaaaaatctcgattCTATACTACAGAAGAGTATAGAAGAAAAtttcccacatgttctggagcaagggggcaaaatagaaatagaaagggttcatagaacaccttctatactaaatccccaaaagacaatccccaggaatgtaatagccaaattcaaaagcttccaaggaaaggagaaaatcctacaagaagccaagaagaggagcttcagatatacgggggctcccataaggaccacacaggacttagcggctaacacactaagagaccgcaaagcatggaacacgatatttagaaaggcaagagagctgggtctccaaccaagaatcaactacccagcaaaactgactatatacttccaggagaaagtatgagcattcaacaaaatagaagatttccaagcatttgctaagaaaagaccagaacttagtggaaaatttgacatccaatcacagaaagtaagagaaatatgaaaaggtaaatatgaaagaaagggaaaaggagatgaattgtatctttttctttaagtcaaactctcttctataagaactacatttacatcaaattatatacatatatatattaatatgtggcaaaatgtattgtgtaactctcaaaaattttatgcatcataagagtagttagaagaatcatgcatagggaaagattggggtatcaagaagatttggtgaaagggggggcaaagaaagaaaaagggaggggggaatcattaaCAATACTACGATTTACTTcatgaaatgggggggggactaaatagaataatctttcccatacaaagataaaCATTgttaggggaggggaagaactctcatatgagaaggagaggaagagagagtgaagtggcattacttaaaccttactctcagtgaaatcaactctgagagggaagaacatctagatccagtgggatcctgaattctatcttatccaacagggtaagaaagaaagggaaattaaggagggggaggggaagggaatataaaaagagagagaaggagaggggggagggggagggagcataaaaatggaggggctagaaagggaagcacaccaagggaggggactagggggactgacctaaagtaaatcactggttcaaaaggatatagctacggaagaaaggtcagaactaggggaagatatcaatgtgccagggaatccacaagtgacaatcataacttgaatgtgaatgagatgaactcacccataaaatgtagacaaatagcagattggattagaacccaaaaccctaccatatgttatcttcaagaaacacatatgaggcaggttgatactcacaaggttagaattaaagcatggagtaagaccttttgggcctcaactgatagaaaaaaggcaggagtagcaatcatgatatctgacaaagtgaaagcacaaatagacctgatcaaaagggatagggaaggtaaatatattctgttaaaagggagtatagacaataaggaaatatcactaatcaacatgtatgcaccaaatggtatagcatccaaatttctaatggagaaactaggagaattgaaggtgaaaatagacagtaaaaccatattagtgggagacttgtaccaaccactatcaaatttagatatatcaaatcaaaaaataaataaaaaagaggtaaaatagatgaatgaaatcttagaaaaattagagttaatagacatatggagaaaaataaataggaacaaaacagaatacaccttcttctcagtaccacatggcacattcacaaaaatagatcatacactaggtcacagaaacatggcactcaaatgcagaaaagcagaaataataaatgcaatcttttcagatcataaagcaataaaaaatattggtcagtgagggtacatggagagccaaatcaaaaattaattggaaattaaataatatgatactccaaattggttagttagagaagaaatcatagaaacaattaataatttcattgaggaaaatgacaatagtgagacatcctttcaaaccttatgggatgcagccaaagcagtacttagaggaaaattcatatccctgagtgcatatattaaaaaattagggaaggcagagatcagtgaattggaaatgcaaatcaaaaaacttgagagcgAACAAATTAAagacccccagaagaaaaccaaactagagatcctaaaaattaagggagaaattaataaaattgaaagtgatagaactattgaactaataaataagactagtacctggtactttgaaaaaacaaacaaaatagacaaagtactggtcaatctaattaataaaaaggaaagaagaaaggcaaattaacagcatcaaggatgaaaagagggacctcacctccaatgaagaagaaattaaggcaatcattaaaaactactttgcccaagtatatggcaataaatataccaacataGGTgatattaatgaatatttacaaaaatataaattgcctagactaatagaagaagaaatagatttcttaaaaaatcccatatcagaaaaagaaatccaacaggccatcaaaagaacttcctaagaaaaatccccagggcctgatggattcaccagtgaattctatcaaacattcaaagaatagctaaccccaatactatacaaactatttgacataataagcaaagagagagttctaccaaagtcctttcatgacacaaacatggtactgattccaaaaccaggcaggtcaaaaacagagaaagaaaactatagaccaatctccctaatgaatatagatgcaaaaatcttaaataggatactagcaaaaagactccagcaagtgatcagaagggtcatccaccaggatcaaataggattcataccagggatgcagggctggttcaatattaggaaaaccatccaacaagaaccacatgattatttcaatagacgcagaaaaagcttttgataaaataaaacacccattcctattaaaaacactagaaagcataggaatagaagggtcattcttaaaaataataaacagtatataactaaaacTATCAACtaatatctgcaatggggataaactagatgcatccccaataagatcaggagtgaaacaaggatgcccattatcacctctattatttgacattgtacaagaaacactaccagtagcaattagagaagaaaaagaaattgaagtcaataaaaaaggcaaggaggagaccaagttatcactctttgtggatgacatgatggtctacttaaagaattctagagattcaaccaaaaagctaattgaaataatcaacaaatttagcaaagttgcaggatacaaaataaacgcatataagtcatcagcatttctatatatttccaacacagctcagcagcaagaattagaaagagaaatccaaaatcaccttagacaaaataaaatacctaggaatctatctcccgagacaaacacagaaactaaatcaacacaacttcaaaacactctccacacaactaaaactagacctaaacaattggaaaaacattaactgctcatgggtaggacaagccaatataataaaaatgaccatcctacccaaactcatctatctacttagtgccatacccattgaacttccaaaaaactttttactgatttagaaaaaaaacataacaaagttcatttggaagaacaaaggatcaaggatatccagggaaataatgaaaaaaaaaatacaaaggaagggggccttgcagtcccagatctcagactatattataaagcagcagtcatcaaaacaatttggtactgactaagagacagaaaggaggatcagtggaatatactcgGGGTCAGTGACCTCAGTAGGACAgcatacgacaaacccagagaacccagcttttgggacaaaaattcactatttcataaaaactgctgggaaaattggaggacagtgtgcgAAAGATTAGGTtgagatcaacacctcacaccctacaccaagataaattcaaaatgggtgaatgacttgaacataaagaaggaaactataagaaaattaggcgaacacagaatagtatacatgtcagacctttgggaagggaaagattttaaaaccaaacaagacttaaaaagaggcaccaaatgcaaaataaataatttagaatacatcaaattaaaaagcttttgtacaaacaaaaccaatgtaactaaaatcagaaggaaagcaacaaattgggaagtaatcttcataaaaacctctgacaaaggtctaattactcaaatttacaaagagctaaatcaattgtacaaaaaatcaagccattctccaattgataaatgggcaagggacatgaataggcacttctcagccaaagaaatcaaaactattaataagtacatgaaaaagtgctctacatctcttataatcagagagatgcaaatcaaagcaactctgaggggtatcacctcacacctaacagattggctaacatgaaagctatggaaagtaatgaatgctttaggggatgtggcaaagtagggacattaattccttgctggtggagttgtgaattgatccaaccattctggagggcaatttggaactatgcccaaagggcgataaaagactgtctgccctttgatccaaccatagcactggtgggtttgttccccaaagagataataaggaaaaagacttgtacaagaatattcatagctgcactctttgtggtggcaaaaaaattggaaaatgaggggatgcccttcaattgggaaatggctgaacaaattgtggtatatgttggtgatggaatactattgtgctaaaaggaataataaagtggaggaattccatggagactggaacgacctccaggaagtgatgcagagtgaaaggagcagagccaggagaacattgtacccagagactgatacactgtggtacaatcgaatgtaatggacttctccaatagtagcaatgcagtgatccagaacatcTTGGGGgcatctacgagaaagaacactattcacattcagagtaaaactgtgggagtaaaaacaccgaagaaaaacaactgcttggatacatgggtcaagggatgtggttggggatgtaggctctaaatgaacatcctagtgaaaacaccaacaacatggaaataggttttgatcaaggacacatgtaatacccagtggaatcgctcgTCGGCTCTggaagaggtggggggagagggaagaaaaggaaatgatcttttttccaatgaataatgtttggaaatgaccaaataaaataatgtttaaaaaataaatttaaaaaaaagataaaggtctGATTACATGTCCACACAAATCCCATTCACCTGTAAAATTCTATCTTTCTCTGGGTATGTGAAATGGACATTTCTTGCAAGTATCACatcccaaacatttattaagtccttatgAAATGTCAGGCACTCTGTTAAGAGAATACCAAGAAATGGAGGggggaaatataaatatatatatacatatatatgtatacatgtatacatacatatatatatgcatgtatactaGAGCCAAGATATACACAGTATAAATTAGAACTTATCTCAAATGAATTACACTTACTCAGTCCTTCAGTCCTGTCTGACATAATGTCcgggggattttcttggcaaaggtactaggtAATTTATCAGTTTCCATCTCCAGTAGATTAAAATAAACAGACGTTTAGTTTCATACAAGTACTAAAGgtctgagattggattttaattttttttttagttggtgATTGTACTAGTTTATTACTGCTGCTAGAGGCTATCTTCCTCTCAGTGCAGACCTTCAACATGGTGCATACAAAAATAAGTTCTCAATTATTCACAGTAAAGCAGTAGCATATACAGAGTAGGACCTGCCTACTGCAGGACTACACAGACTGTACCCAACAGGGGAGCTTTGGGTGGCTCATATAGATCATGGGACCATTTTGATGCTGACCCACTGGATAAGTATCTCATCCCCAATTGGTGGCTGAACTCCATGGGAGCTGTGATATAGACTGAACCATTTTGGTGGTATCCCCAGAAATCATACAATAGAAGAAACAAGGCTAAAACCCAATACAAGTCCTTCGAGttgtaaataataaatacaatcttCTTCACTCTAAGTAGGGGGAAGTTGTCTTTTCTGAGTGTGTGGAGTTACATTACTTGATGATGTTAAGGATGCTGGACTGGACATATTAGGATCACAACCACATGGTCAAAGGCAGGCCAGAGTCAGGTTAAGAACCTTCCATGGCCTGTCTCAACTCTTCAAACAATGGGGTAAGTTCTTTTTATAGACTGACAATCAGTCCAGTATTAGCACTGCTGCTTGCTATGAAATTTGCCACCAATGGTAACCGGTTGAATAGAACTACTTGGTATGCATTGCAATAGCAAATGGtacttttgttttttgaaagtccCAGTTTGCTGCCCTGATCTGTTGCAAGTGCAAAGGTGGAGAGGAAAGCTGGTCTCAAAGCATTCTCTGGAGCATTATCATTTGCCACTTGGATAACAGGCACTCCATCCCTATCTGACACTACAATGGCATGAAGACCTTCAACACTTGGTAATTTTTTGTAAGGGAATCTCTTCAAATCATCCATCATAATGAGCCCCTTCCCCCAGTGGGGATGATCCCCACACCTAACTCTGGCTGCTGAGGCAGTCACTGTCCTCCACTGCAGGTAGCTCCTACTGCTCCAGCCACTTCCTCTGGAACCTGCTGTCACATGATTGCCAACCCCTCCCACTCCCTTAGGATGCTCTCTCAGAGTGCTGGCCCTGTGAAACAGGGCTCTGGATttgactttctgactccagtcccagagCTCTTCACTTAGCTGCTTCCTAGGCaaaagattatgtgacttgcccaaggaaaagccagtaagtatctgaaatcaaatttgaactcaggtcttcttgactacaagaCTAGCACTCCATCCATTAAGCCATCTAACTGTCTCATGGATAGCCCTAGAAAAAAGTAAGTAACTTTCACAAGAATGGGAGAAGCATACCTAGTCAGAAGATTTTCTGAAACTTATCTAGAATTTTTAGTGGATCATTAGCTCAAAATGATTTAGTAGTGAAATAATAGCCAAAAAAAACTAATATGAACTTCAGCTATACTGAGAAATGTAACTTTCAAGAACAAGGAAGTGATGTTCCTATTGTACTCTACTATAGAACTACTTTTATAATATTCTGCTTATTTCTGGGCATTACAGTTGAAGAAAGACagggagaataatttatacaataacaatcatgtaaaaataacatttaaagagATTTAAGCATTCTGTTCAATTCATTGACAATCCATGATCCTGAATTCAGTGATGAATATTACATCCTGATGCAGAACTAATGGAATAAATATTCAAAGGAAAACCTAGTTTTGGACAGAATAAGcatgagaattattttttttattctgactACTTATTACAAAGATATTGTACATAtgataggaaggagagaaatatatattcattatattaaaaaattaagaatatatagaaaaactggaaagtacTCCAATGAGGACAATCAGGATAGTGAGTGACCTTGAATCTTTATCAATTAAAGAAtggttgaaggaactagggatgGTTGGCATAAAAGTCTCTATTTTGAAGCAGTGGTCGGAAGGTACAATATCTGTCTCCAAGGATTTGAAGAGCTATCTTAtggaagaagaattagacttaTTGTCTTTGGACCCAAAGCGCACAATGAGGAACAAAGCATGAACACTGCTAAGGCaaatttagatttcattttttttttaaaaagaaacttctaATAATTAGAACAGTGCAAAAATAGAATGCAAAAATACCTAACAAGATATTTGGATCTTTTTCATGGTAGGCCATCAAATATATTCCAGATAACCACTTGTTGGGTATGTTCTCCTAAAAATTCTGGTTTAGGTATGATCTGGTCTATGTGGATACTAAGACacttttaaacattaaaattctCTGATTCCATGAAATTGTTCCTCCTTGTAAAGAGCTTACACTATCCTGGagaagatacatacatatatatatatatatatatatatatacatatatatatatatagttaattaaatacaaagtacatacaaaataataTTAAGTAATTAATATTAGAACCTACAatttaagagatttttaaatgCCTCAACTATGAGGCATCCCATGAATTCAGTTTTCAGTAAGCCTTAAGGATTCTAAATAGCCAATATTAGAAACAAATGAATTACAGAtatggggagaaaaaagaaggaacagaTACTTATACAAGGACAAGGATATGGAATTCTACTTATAGGATACGATTATTAGATCATTTTGAAGAATATAtagtataggaataaaaataaattaaaagaattagttatatgaatggagagagggaatagATGAGAAATATGGATGTTTAATCACTGATGCATGATAACTGGCCTGATAGAGGATTTAAGGGAGAAATGGAAGTCAAAGATAATTCTAAGGTTTTGGACCTGAAAGTCTAGGAAAATGGTGATACATTCAAAGTCAAAAGGGAAGTTTGGAGAAGAGATgcatttaagaaaaaatacaatgTTATTTGGATAAAAGTAACAGGATAGAGCCAAATTTGtagggcatcaactgataaaaagaaggcaggagtctcaatcatgttatctgaaaaagccaaagtaaaaacagatctagtcaaaagagatagggaaggtaattacctcctgataaaaggcagcatatacaatgaggaaatatcagtgcgcaacatgtatgcaccaaatggcatagcatccaaatttctaaaggagaaactagtggagctcaaggatgaaatagatagaaaaactatgctagtgggatacctgaaccttcctctatccaaactagataaatcaaaccaaaaaataaataagaaagaggtaagagaagtgaatgaaaacttagaaaaattagagttagtatatatgtgaagaaaaataaatagggacaaaaaggaatacgccTTCCTttaagcagcacatggtacattcacaaagattggccatgtactatggcataagaacattgcaaacaagtgaaaagaggagaaataataagtgcaacctgCTCAGAtcaaaattcaatgaaaataataattagtaagggtacatggagaaacaaatcaaaaattaattggaaatttaaaaatacgattctccaaaaccagttcattaaagaacaaatcatagaaacaattaagaatttcatttaaaatattacaatgatgagacatcctttaaaaatctataggATGTAGTCAAATCAGTACTCAAGGGGAactttatattcttgagttcatatattaacaaattatggagggcatgcaaatctaaaaaaatagaaagtgaacaaattaaaaatccctagatgataactaaattagagatcctaaaaattaaaggagaaattaataaaattgaaagtcaaagaactattgatttaataactaagactagaagctggtactttgaaaaaaacaaataaaatagaaaaagtactggccaatctaattttaaaaaggaaagaagaaaaacaaattgacagtgtccaagatgaaaagggagacctcacctctaatgaagaggaaattaaggcaattattaaaaattattatgcccaagtatatggcaataaatatggccctctaggtgatatggatgaatatttacaaaaatataaattgcctatactaataaaggaaaaaatagactaccttaacaaccccatgtcagaaaaagaaattgaacaaaccatcaaagaactccttaagaaaaaattcccagaaccagatggatttacaaatgaattctataaaacattcaaagaacaacatatcccaatattatacaaactatttgacagaataagcaaaaaaggagttctaccaaattccttttatgaaacaaatatggtactaattccaaaggcaggcagatcaaaaacagagaaagaaaattacagaccaatctccttaatgaacatagatgcaaaaatcataattaagatactagcaaaaatagtCTAGCAAGTGATCAatagggttattcattatgaccagggaggatttagagcaggaattcaaggatggttcaatattaggaaaaccatccacataattgaccatattaactaGCATACTAACAAAAATcgtatgattatctcaatagatgcagaaaaagcctttgacaaaatacaacactcattcctattgaaaacataggaatagaaaggcctttactaaaaataataaactatatatatatatatatatatatatatatatatatatgtaaccatcagcaaaacatcatctgcaatggggataaagtagaagctttcccaatgagatcaggaatgaaacaaggatgcccattatcatctctattatttaacattgtactagaaacactaccagtagcaattagagaagaaaaagaaatcaaaggtactaaaattggcaatgagaagaccaagctatcactctttgcagatgatatgatggtctatttaaataatcctagagaatcaacaaaaaagctagtggaaataatcaacaactttagcaaagttgcagtatataaaaaaaacccacataagtcatcagcatttctatatatctccaatacatctcagcagcaaaaattagaaagagaaattccatttaaagtcaccctagacaatataaagcacttaggaatctatttgggaagacaaacacaggaactatatgagcacaactacaaaccactctgcacacaattaaaactagatcaaaacaattggaaaaacatcgctcattgctcatggctaggatgagctaaaataataaaaatgaccatcctacccaaattaatttacttatttagtgtcatacccactgaactaccaaaaaaaactgttttactgaattagaaaaaaaaacataaaacagttcatttggaagaacaaaaggtcaaggatatccaggaaagctatgaaaataaatgcaaaggaaggtggcctttcagtcccagatctcaaactatactataaagcagatggaaaggaggatcagtggaatagacttgcagtaagtgacctcaacaagacagtctatgataagcccaaagatcccaacttttgggacaaaaatccactatttgataaaaactgctgggaaaattggaagacaggatgaaagagattaggtttggatcaacatcttagaccctacaccaagataaactcagaatgggtgaatgacttcaatataaagaagtaaactataagtaaattaggtgaacacagaatagtatacatgtcagatctttgggaaaggaaagattttaagaccaaatgagaggtagaaaaaattacaaaatgcaaaataaataattttgattacatcaaaattaaaaggttttgtacaaacaaaaccaatgcaaccaaaattagaagggaaataacaaattggaaaacaatcttcataacaaaaacctctgacaaaagtctaattactcagatttatagagttaaatcagttgtacaaaaaatcaagccattctccaattgataaatgggcaagggatatgaataggcaattttcagatagaaatcaaaactattaataagcatataaaaagtgttctaaatctcttataataagagagatgcaaatcaaaacaactctgaggtatcacctcacacctagtagattggctaacatgatagcaatggaaagtatTGAATGCAGAAGGGGTGTTgaaaagtcaggacattaatgcattgctgttggcgaaccattctggagggcattttggaactatgccaaaagggtgctaaaagactatctgccctttgactcagccatagcactgctgggtttgtaccccaaagagataataaggaaaaagacttgcacaagaatatttatagatgcgctctttgtggtggccaaaaactggaaaatgaggggatgcccttcaattgggaaatggctgaacaaattgtggtatatgttggtgatggaattctattgtgctaaaaggaataataaactggaggaattctatggagactggaacgacctctaggaagtgatacaaagcgaaaggagcagaaccaggagaacattatacacagagactgagacaccgtggtacaatcaaatgtaatggacttctccattagtggcaatgcagtgatcctgaacaacccagagggatctaagagaaaaaacactatccacattcagaggaaaaactgtgggagtagaaacagagaagaataacaactgcttgattacatgagtcgagGGGGATAAGATTGGGTATATAGacgctaaatgaacatcctagtgccaacatcaacaacatggaaataggttctgatcaaggacacatataatacccagtggaattgcttgtcagctacaggaaggttgggtggaggggagggagggaaagaatatgattcttgtatccaaggaataatgttctaaattgactaaataaaataaaataatagagaatagcatttttaaaaatcattgcttCATAGACCACCAATCCCACTACCAACCTAACTTCTCCTGTCATCATCAATGGGTATAACCCTTGTCAACTGCCCTTACAGATGCTACAACCAATACTGCTTCAATAATCACTATTGAAGATCCAGAAAACATTTTGTCACCAATATCCTCAGTACTGTCAAATGGTATAACATTAGAAATACATATGGTTATGATATCATAGATCTACAGTGGAAAAATTCAGAGGTTATGGGGTTTAAGTTTTTCATTCTAAATATCAGTCACTAAGACTGTGTACTCATGTAGCTCATAGTTTAATAAGAAATTCATTAAGCAAATAATTATATGTTAATAATATATAGATAGGAGAAATTGGGGGTTGTCTCAGAGTGGAGGCAATAATATTAAAGaggactggggaaaaaaaaaacttgttgcAAAAGATGGTATTTTAAGTGAGACTTGAATGAACTTGACATGGAATCCAAGAAACAAAGATAAGGAATGATAACTTCCAGGAATAGGGAATAGCCATTGAAAATGTTCATAGTGTAAAGATGGAGCATCTAGTATAAAGAATAGCAGAGGCCAATGTAACTGAATCACGGAATAAATGAGGAGTGAAGggtaagaagtctggaaaggtagagagGGATCAAatttcaaagggctttaaaagccaaatagaggattttatatttgatcataatGAGAAGGCAGAAACCCAGGGAAGCTAAATGATTCATCACTTAGGAATTATCAATGgaaagatttaaatccaggtacTCCAACTCTAGtaacagaatttttttcttatactatACCAAACATTCCTGATAAAGAAAGGTTTAAGTAGCATTTCATCCTTTCATTCTTATAGAATTATGGCAGAGAAACTGGGTCCTACAATATTATTCCAGTAAAATGAAACCTAAAGGTTGAAATAGAGGAACTACAAGTATTTTTGTCATAAACACTCTTCACCATTAAGGTCAGTAAAGCCATATTACTTGTACTTTTCCATCTCAGGAATAAATATGCTTATAGATAGAGATGGCAGAATTGACAAGAGATCAAGGTTTAGAATAGCACATAGTACCCAACCCAGTGTATAAACAGGTGGTCTGTTTTAGAGATAACACAATT
It includes:
- the LOC130457435 gene encoding ragulator complex protein LAMTOR3-like, which codes for MMDDLKRFPYKKLPSVEGLHAIVVSDRDGVPVIQVANDNAPENALRPAFLSTFALATDQGSKLGLSKNKSTICYCNAYQVVLFNRLPLVANFIASSSANTGLIVSL